The nucleotide sequence TTTCCAACAGCATCTGGCCTGAAGATGATTACGGCAAAAATTCCACAATTTTTCACGAGCATGGAACCAGTGACAAACGTTACGGTGGAAAATCTCATAAAAAAGCATTAAAGAAGCTTTCCAAATACGATTACATTTTTCTGTCCGGACCCAAAAACCTGAAAAGACTGGAAGAAGTTGGACTGCATTTTTCCAGGGAGAAACTGGTTGAGATCGGGGGATTGCGTTTCGATGATTATCTGAGTGGTAATTTTTCCAAAGAAAAAGAATATAAAAGATTGAAGATCAAAGATACTTCCCGCCAGAATATTTTATACGCTCCTACCTGGCGTTTTGGTGATGGCACACTCAAAAAGTATGCTCTTCATTTTGCCAGAGAAGTTACCAAAAAGCATAACTTGATAATTCGTCCACATTACCACGATCAGAAATACAGTTATTTCCTGAAATTACAGGGCATACTTCAGGGTATCAAACACGTTTATTTTTCCAATGCTTCAAATATTATCAAGCAAGATACATTCAATGATTTTGTGATTTCTGATTTGATGATAAGTGACATGTCATCGGTAATTTACGAATTCCTGATTTTACAGAGACCAATGATCATCATCGATAATAAATTCGATAATTATCACAAAATGCCGAAAGAAATGGATATTCGCCAAAATGCTGATCTTTATAAGGAAGGTGATGATATCCTGAAAATGGTGGATCAAAATCTAACAAATCCAAAATATAACGAAGTTTATAAAAAAATGGTTGAAGCCAGTTTTTATGTGGAAGGCAGTGCTGTTCAGCGTGCTGTTGATTTTATCCAGAAATTGAGAAAAGAATAGATCATGAATAAATTTGAAGATGCCATAAAACGAGTAACTGTAAATCCAATTGTCAGATTTCTGGGTCGCAGGATCGAAAAAAAAAATTTCAGCAGAGAGCCTATTTTTATCACTGCTTCTCCTCGTTCAGGAACCACGCTTCTGCTTTCCATGCTGGGAGCACATCCCAATATTTTTGCCATTCCCGAACAAACTTATGCTTTCGATCGATGGACAAAAGTAAGAAATAAGCCTTACAAATATTTTCCGTATCGCATCGATAGAATGTATCGGGAATTTCTGTTTCATGGCATCGATAAAACAGCAACTCGCTGGCTGGAAAAAACTCCCCGACATGTGGAACACATCGAAAAAATTGCTGACTATTATAATGGAAAAGTTAAGATAATTCACTTGATCCGCGATGGGCGAGATGTTGTTGTTTCCAAACATCCCAAGCATCGTCCCGACGAATATTGGGTTTCCACCAAACGCTGGCTCAGAAGT is from Candidatus Cloacimonadota bacterium and encodes:
- a CDS encoding CDP-glycerol glycerophosphotransferase family protein, with amino-acid sequence MKEVYYYANNIYQFSYALPVYNKIGGTFVVRDRRRFIHFKRYFVNLAKFGEKSFLKTPNVIVRSRPELSKLDGVIFFLSNSIWPEDDYGKNSTIFHEHGTSDKRYGGKSHKKALKKLSKYDYIFLSGPKNLKRLEEVGLHFSREKLVEIGGLRFDDYLSGNFSKEKEYKRLKIKDTSRQNILYAPTWRFGDGTLKKYALHFAREVTKKHNLIIRPHYHDQKYSYFLKLQGILQGIKHVYFSNASNIIKQDTFNDFVISDLMISDMSSVIYEFLILQRPMIIIDNKFDNYHKMPKEMDIRQNADLYKEGDDILKMVDQNLTNPKYNEVYKKMVEASFYVEGSAVQRAVDFIQKLRKE
- a CDS encoding sulfotransferase; the protein is MNKFEDAIKRVTVNPIVRFLGRRIEKKNFSREPIFITASPRSGTTLLLSMLGAHPNIFAIPEQTYAFDRWTKVRNKPYKYFPYRIDRMYREFLFHGIDKTATRWLEKTPRHVEHIEKIADYYNGKVKIIHLIRDGRDVVVSKHPKHRPDEYWVSTKRWLRSVKIGWPLRDKPYVYTVFYEDLVKDYLPYLKEICEFIDEPFTKEMQNWIDATNVKQSKHWKDGVKQVHTGAIGKWQKPEHKKRIEEFMANKEAVNMMKELGYLD